The nucleotide sequence GCGCCGCCGTCCGGGACGGAGTCCAGGTGCGAGCCGGTGACGACGGCGTCTCCCGCGGTCGGGTCGCCGAGCCAGGCCCACTGGTTGCCGTTGCGGTCGGTCTCGACGTCCAGGCGGCGGGCCTCGGCCTGCATCCGGAACCAGAGGCGGCAGTCGGCGTCGGCCTCGGTCCAGGCGTAGCGGCGGTATCCGCCGGAGGCGGCGCTGCGGCCGAGGGGCCGCAGCGACCGCCACATGGCGTGGAAGCTGTCGCTCACGCGGAGTCACCCTCGTCGGCCGGGTCGCCCTCGCGCATCGGGACGCGGACGCCCTTCTCGTCGGCGACGCGCTCGGCGATGTCGTAGCCCGCGTCGACGTGGCGGATGACGCCCATGCCGGGGTCGTTGGTGAGGACGCGGCGGATCTTCTCGCCCGCGAGCTTGGTGCCGTCGGCGACCGAGACCTGGCCGGCGTGGATGGAGCGGCCCATGCCGACGCCGCCGCCGTGGTGCAGGGAGACCCAGGAGGCGCCGGAGGCGACGTTCACCATGGCGTTCAGGAGCGGCCAGTCGGCGATGGCGTCGGAGCCGTCGAGCATGGCCTCGGTCTCGCGGTACGGGGAGGCGACCGAGCCGCAGTCGAGGTGGTCGCGGCCGATGGCGAGGGGCGCGGCGAGGGTGCCGTTGCCGACCATGTCGTTGAACATGTCGCCGGCCTTGTCGCGCTCGCCCTGGCCGAGCCAGCAGATGCGGGCGGGCAGGCCCTGGAAGTGGACGCGCTCGCCGGCCATCTTGATCCAGCGGTGCAGGGACTCGTTCTCGGGGAAGAGGTCGAGGATCGCCTTGTCCGTCTTGTGGATGTCGCTCGCCTCGCCGGAGAGCGCGGCCCAGCGGAACGGGCCCTTGCCCTCGCAGAACAGCGGGCGGATGTAGGCGGGGACGAAGCCGGGGAAGGCGAACGCCCGGTCGTAGCCGGCGAGCTGGGCCTCGCCGCGGATCGAGTTGCCGTAGTCGAAGACCTCGGCGCCGGCGTCCATGAAGCCGACCATGGCCTCGACGTGCCGGGCCATCGACTCGCGGGCGCGGGTGGTGAATCCGGCCGGGTCCTTCGCGGCCGCGTCGGCCATGTCCTCGAAGGCGATGCCGACGGGGAGGTAGGAGAGCGGGTCGTGCGCGGAGGTCTGGTCGGTGACGATGTCGATGGGGGCGCCCTCGGCGAGCATCTGCGGGAGCAGTTCGGCGGCGTTGCCGAGGAGGCCGATGGAGAGCGGCCGGCGGGCGTCGCGGGCCTCGACGGCGAGCTGGAGGGCGTGGGCGAGGTTGTCTGCCTTGACGTCCAGGTAGCGGTGCTCGATGCGGCGCTCGATGGCGCGCGGGTCGACGTCGATGCAGAGGGCGACGCCGTCGTTCATGGTGACGGCGAGGGGCTGGGCGCCGCCCATGCCGCCGAGGCCGGCGGTGAGGGTGATGGTGCCGGCCAGGGTGCCGTGGAACTTCTTGGCGGCGACGGCGGCGAAGGTCTCGTAGGTGCCCTGGAGGATGCCCTGGGTGCCGATGTAGATCCAGGATCCGGCGGTCATCTGGCCGTACATGGTGAGGCCGAGGGCCTCCAGGCGGCGGAACTCCTCCCAGTTGGCCCAGTCGCCGACGAGGTTGGAGTTGGCGATGAGGACGCGGGGGGCCCACTCGTGGGTCTGCATGACGCCGACGGGGCGGCCGGACTGGACGAGCATCGTCTCGTCCTGCTTCAGCGTCCGGAGGGTGCGGACCATGGCGTCGAAGGAGCGCCAGTCGCGGGCGGCCTTGCCGGTGCCGCCGTAGACGACGAGCTTGTCGGGGTGCTCGGCGACCTCGGGGTCGAGGTTGTTCTGGAGCATCCGGAGGGCGGCCTCCTGCTGCCATCCCAGGGCGCTCAGTTCCGTACCGCGCGGGGCCCGTACGGGGCGGGGTCCTGACATGGCGGTGCCTCCTCGAATGTCGTTCAGATATTCACATCCTGGCGGCATGAATAGTTGTAGTCAACAGGGCGATGCCCCGCGCCCCGGCGATTCGGGGTGATGGGATGGAGCACATGGCCTCCTCCCGTCGCGATCTCGCCGTCCGAGCCTCCGTCGATCAAGGACTCCTCTCCCCCGCCGAACCGGTCGTCGCACTGCTCGACACGGCCGGCATCCGCGCCTCCGCCGCCGCGCTGACCAGCGCTTTCGCCGCCGTCACCGAGGCGCACGTGCTGCACGCCTTCGCCGTCAAGGCCGCCCCGCTCGTCCCCGTGCTCCGCCTCCTGCACGCGGCCGGGCTCGGCGTCGAGGTCGCGAGCCCCGGCGAACTCGCCCTCGCGCGCGCCGCCGGTGTCCCGCCCACCCACACCGTGCTCGACTCCCCCGCCAAGACCCCCGCCGAGCTGCGCCAGGCCCTCGCCCTCGGCATCGCCGTCAACGCCGACAACCTCCAGGAACTGGCCAGGCTCGACGCGCTCGTCGCCTCCGCGCCCACCGCCTCACCCCTTGGACTCCGGGTGAACCCGCAGGTCGGAGCCGGTTCCATCGGCGCGCTCTCCACCGCGACGGCCACCTCCAAGTTCGGCGTGGCACTCCGCGACGAGGGGGCCCGCAAGACCGTCGTCCAGGCCTACCTGGAGCGCCCCTGGCTCACCCGGCTGCACACCCACACCGGCTCCCAGGGCGTCCCGCTCGCCCTGATGGCCGCCGGGGTCGGGGAGGTGTACGCGCTCGCCGAGGAGATCAACCGGGCGGCCGGCCGGCAGCAGATCGACACCCTCGACATCGGCGGCGGACTCCCGGTCAACTTCGCCTCCGACGAGGAGACGCCGACGTACGCCGAGTACGCCCGGCTGCTCGCCGACACCGTCCCCGGGCTCTTCGACGGCCGCTACCGCCTGGTGACCGAGTTCGGCCGCTCGCTGCTCGCCAAGCACGGCACGGTCCTCGCCCGGGTGGAGTACACCAAGACCTCCGGCGGCCGCCCCATCGCCGTCACCCACGCGGGCGTGCAGCTCGCCACCCGGACGGTCTACGCCCCCGAGTCCTGGCCGCTGCGCGTCCTCGCGTACGACTCCGAGGGCCGCCCCCGCACCGGCGACGTCACCGTCCAGGACGTGGCGGGCCCGGCCTGCTTCGCCGGGGACCTGCTCGCCACGGGCCGCGCGCTCCCACTGCTGCACCCGGGGGACGTGGTGGCCGTGCCGGACACCGGGGCGTACTACTTCTCCCACCACTACGCGTACAACAGCCTGCTCCGGCCGCCCGTCCACGGCTTCACGGTGGACGAGGACGGCGCGGTCGTCTTCGCGGCCGTACGGAAGCCCCAGACGCTCGCGGAGATCGTCGCGGACTCGGGCGGCGGCCTCGCCGACGCCCTGGTCCGGTAGCGGACGCCCGGTCCGCCGGTTTCGATGAAGCCATGACTGGAACGGGAACGGGTACGAACACCACCTCCGTCGCCGTCGAGCGCCGGGTCGAGGCCTCCCCCGGCAGGATCTGGGAGTCGATCACCGACCTGCCGGACATGCCCAGGGTCCTCTCCGGCGTCGAGCGGGTCGAGGTGCTCACCGAGGGCGGCTTCGGCGTGGGCACCCGCTGGCGCGAGACCCGGCGGATGCTGGGCAAGGAGGCCACCGAGGAGATGCTGGTGACGGAGTGCGAACCGCCCGACCGGTACGTCACGGTCGCCGACTCGCACGGCATGCACTACGTCTCCGAGATCACCCTCACGCCCGCCGGCGAGGGGGCCACCACCCTGCGGATGGCCTTCTCCGCCCGGCCCGTCCGGGGCCGCAAGGCCGGGTTCCTCTCCCGGCTGCTGGCCCGCTTCGGCGCGAAGGCGGTCGCCAAGGCGCTCACGAAGGACCTGGCCGAGATCGCGCGCGCGGTCGAGTCCAGGACCTGACGGACGAGCTGCGGGCAATTTCCGCCAGACCCTGGCATGTTCCGATGGAAAATGCCAGAACGCCTCCCCTGGAGCGCTGCGTTCAGTAACGTCACCGTCACTGCCGCACGTTCGCACGCCGCATCGGGAGGGGAATCCGCGTGCCCGGAATCGACGAGTGCCTTCTGGAGGCCATGGCCCTGCCGGGCGCTCGCGGAGCCTCCCTGGTCGACTGGACCAGCGGGCTCGCCCTCGGGACGGCGGGTGACTCCCCGGTCGGCGACCACGAGACGACGGCCGCCGAGACCGCCGAACTGGCCCGCGCCGCCGCCGAGTTCGACTCCTTCGCGGCCGGCGGTCAGACATTCGCCGGCTCGGCCGTCTCCTCCGCCGGCGCCGTCGGCGAACCGCCCGTCGAGGACCTCATCGTCACCACCCGCGCCGGATACCACGTCCTCCGCTTCGTCGCGACCTCCTTCGACAGCAGCGTCTTCCTCCACCTCTGGCTCGACCGCGACACCGGCAACCTCGCCCTCGCCCGCATCCGGCTGCGCGACCTCGCCGAAAGGCTGGTCCTGGGATGAGCGCCGTCGCCGCCCCCGTCTCCCCCATGCTGGTCCGGCTCGCCGCCGAGAAGGCCACCGGCGCCCTGCTCCGCGACCACGGCACGCTCTACCTCGTCGACGGCCGGGTCGTGCACGCCGAGAGTCCCGCCGCCCCCGGCGTCGACGTCCTCCTCACCACCGGCGGACGGCTGCCCCGCGAGGGCTGGGACGAGGCCGTCGACCGCGCCGGGGCGCACCGCGCCGTCGGCCGCTTCCTCGTCGACAGCGGCCGGCTCCACGACGGCGAGCTGGAGATCTGCCACCTCGGCGCCGTCTTCGACGCGGCCTTCTTCGCCCTCTCCCCCACCAGCGGACCGACCCGCTTCCGGTACGGGGTGGGGCACTGGTTCGGCACGGTGCGGCCGGTCTCCGCCGAGGCCGTCGAGCGCGAGACCGTACGCCGCCGGGAACTCCTCGACGCCGTCTGGCCGTACGCCGCCGTGGACACCGCCCCGGTCGTGCCCCGCCCCGCCGCCCCCGGCCAGACCGTGGGGGCGCGCCAGCGGGCGCTGCTCGCCGCGGCTGACGGGCGGCGGACCCCGGCGGAGCTGGCCAGGCTGCTCGGCCGGCCCGCCTTCCACACCCTCCTCGACGTCCGCCGGCTCGCCGCCGCCGGACTGGTCGAGACCCCGCTCGACCCCGCCCCCGTGCCGCCGCCGCCCTTACCGGCCTGGCCGGCCCCGCAGGTGGCGGATCCCGACATCGCCCTGCTGCGCCGGCTCCGTGACGCCCTGGAGGCACACCTGTGATGAGGCGTGCCCTGCGCCTGCGCGCCGAAAGGAAACAGCTCATGACGGCAGAAGCCGAGGTACTCGGCGAGCTCCGAAGGCTGCGGGCCCGGCTGCCCCAGCTCACCGGGGCGCTCGCGGCCAGTGCCGACGGGCTCGTCCTGGCCCACGACACCGTGGACGGCGAGGCGGAGAGCGTGGCCGCGCTGACGGCGGCGGCGCTCGGCGTCGGCCAGCGGCTGACGGACTCCACCGGCCAGGGCCGCTTCCGGGAGCTGCTGGTACGCGGCGAGAACGGCTACGTGGCGACGTACGCGGCGGGCGGCGCGGCCGTCCTGACGCTGCTCGCCGAGCCCCGGATCAACGTGGGGCGGCTCCATCTGGAGGCCCGCAGGTCCAGCGTCCGGATAGGCGAACTCGTCGACGGCGCGCTGGAGCGCAGAGACCTGAACTGACGTAGCGCACAACGAAGAAGACCCGTACACGAAAAGGAAGTGCGACACCCATGGCGAACACCGAGACCTCGCTCAAGGAAGCCACCGCGATCGACGGCGCCGTCGGCGCGGCCCTCGTCGACTACACCAGCGGCATGGCCCTCGGCACCATCGGCGGTGGCAAGGAGCTCGATCTGAACGTGGCGGCGGCCGGCAACACCGACGTGGTGCGGGCCAAGGTCCGGGCGATGGAGATGCTCGGCCTCGGCGACGAGATCGAGGACATCCTGATCACCCTCGGCCGGCAGTACCACCTGATCCGGCTGCTCAAGGGCCCCGGCAAGAACGGCCTGTTCCTCTACCTCGCCCTGGACAAGGACCGGGCCAACCTGGCGATGGCCCGCCACCAGCTGAAGAAGATCGAGGCGGAGCTGGAGGTCTGACGCCTCCCGGCCCCCTACTCGACGAACAGGCCCCGCGCCGCCGCCTTCGTGTCGAACTCCTCCAGGCGCGCCTGCGCGTCCGGGAGTTCGTCCGCCATGGCCTCCAGGAGGACCCGGCCGAGCATCATCGGCGCGCAGGCGGTGTCGAAGGCGAGCCCGGTGCCGACGGCGGCCGGGATCAGCAGGTCGCTGTGGGCGGCGACGGGCGCGAACGCCGACTCGGCGACGGTGACGACCGTGAGCCCGGCCGCCCGCGCGTACTCCAGGGCCTCGACGACCTCGCGCGGGTGCCGGGGCAGCGCGAAGCACAGCAGGGCGGTGGCCCCGGCGCGTACGGCGGCGTCGACGCGGTCCGTGAGCATCGAGCCGGCCTCGTCGAGGAGCCGGACGTCGGGGTGCACCTTGGCGGCGAAGTAGGCGAA is from Streptomyces venezuelae ATCC 10712 and encodes:
- a CDS encoding diaminopimelate decarboxylase, producing the protein MEHMASSRRDLAVRASVDQGLLSPAEPVVALLDTAGIRASAAALTSAFAAVTEAHVLHAFAVKAAPLVPVLRLLHAAGLGVEVASPGELALARAAGVPPTHTVLDSPAKTPAELRQALALGIAVNADNLQELARLDALVASAPTASPLGLRVNPQVGAGSIGALSTATATSKFGVALRDEGARKTVVQAYLERPWLTRLHTHTGSQGVPLALMAAGVGEVYALAEEINRAAGRQQIDTLDIGGGLPVNFASDEETPTYAEYARLLADTVPGLFDGRYRLVTEFGRSLLAKHGTVLARVEYTKTSGGRPIAVTHAGVQLATRTVYAPESWPLRVLAYDSEGRPRTGDVTVQDVAGPACFAGDLLATGRALPLLHPGDVVAVPDTGAYYFSHHYAYNSLLRPPVHGFTVDEDGAVVFAAVRKPQTLAEIVADSGGGLADALVR
- a CDS encoding roadblock/LC7 domain-containing protein: MTAEAEVLGELRRLRARLPQLTGALAASADGLVLAHDTVDGEAESVAALTAAALGVGQRLTDSTGQGRFRELLVRGENGYVATYAAGGAAVLTLLAEPRINVGRLHLEARRSSVRIGELVDGALERRDLN
- a CDS encoding SRPBCC family protein — encoded protein: MTGTGTGTNTTSVAVERRVEASPGRIWESITDLPDMPRVLSGVERVEVLTEGGFGVGTRWRETRRMLGKEATEEMLVTECEPPDRYVTVADSHGMHYVSEITLTPAGEGATTLRMAFSARPVRGRKAGFLSRLLARFGAKAVAKALTKDLAEIARAVESRT
- the hutU gene encoding urocanate hydratase; the encoded protein is MSGPRPVRAPRGTELSALGWQQEAALRMLQNNLDPEVAEHPDKLVVYGGTGKAARDWRSFDAMVRTLRTLKQDETMLVQSGRPVGVMQTHEWAPRVLIANSNLVGDWANWEEFRRLEALGLTMYGQMTAGSWIYIGTQGILQGTYETFAAVAAKKFHGTLAGTITLTAGLGGMGGAQPLAVTMNDGVALCIDVDPRAIERRIEHRYLDVKADNLAHALQLAVEARDARRPLSIGLLGNAAELLPQMLAEGAPIDIVTDQTSAHDPLSYLPVGIAFEDMADAAAKDPAGFTTRARESMARHVEAMVGFMDAGAEVFDYGNSIRGEAQLAGYDRAFAFPGFVPAYIRPLFCEGKGPFRWAALSGEASDIHKTDKAILDLFPENESLHRWIKMAGERVHFQGLPARICWLGQGERDKAGDMFNDMVGNGTLAAPLAIGRDHLDCGSVASPYRETEAMLDGSDAIADWPLLNAMVNVASGASWVSLHHGGGVGMGRSIHAGQVSVADGTKLAGEKIRRVLTNDPGMGVIRHVDAGYDIAERVADEKGVRVPMREGDPADEGDSA